In Oncorhynchus kisutch isolate 150728-3 linkage group LG7, Okis_V2, whole genome shotgun sequence, one DNA window encodes the following:
- the LOC116374727 gene encoding uncharacterized protein LOC116374727 encodes MQAGGPIFSTSPLYPVLYLRWHLYTVLYLGGPCTQPLRGVAPVPGLYLGGGPVPGLYLGGPCTLSSTWGGTCTRPLPGGGGALYPASTWGAPVHCPLPGVAPVHCPLPGGPLYTVLYLGGPCTQPLPGVAPVPGLYLGWHLYTVLYLGWHLYTVLYLGGALYPAYTWGGTCTLSSTWGGTYTLSSTWGGGGPVPGIYLGWHLYTVLYLGWHLYTVLYLGGGALYPASTWGGTCTLSSTWGGTYTLSSTWGGGPVPGIYLGWHLYTVLYLGWHLYTVLYLVGGPVPGIYLGWHLYTVLYLGWHLYTVLYLGWHLYTVLYLGWHLYTVLYLGWHLYTVLYLGGGPCTRHLPGVAPVHCPLPGVAPIHCPLPGGGPCTRHLPGVAPVHCPLPGVAPVHCPLPGVAPIHCPLLSS; translated from the exons ATGCAGGCAGGGGGTCCAATATTTTCAACCAGTCCCCTGTATCCTGTCCTCTACCTGAGGTGGCACCtgtacactgtcctctacctggggGGCCCCTGTACACAGCCTCTACGTGGGGTGGCCCCTGTACCCGGCCTCTACCTGGGGGGGGGCCCTGTACCCGGCCTCTACCTGGGGGGCCCCtgtacactgtcctctacctggggTGGCACCTGTACCCGGCCtctacctgggggggggggggccctgtACCCGGCCTCTACCTGGGGGGCCCCtgtacactgtcctctacctggggTGGCACCtgtacactgtcctctacctggggGGCCCCtgtacactgtcctctacctggggGGCCCCTGTACACAGCCTCTACCTGGGGTGGCCCCTGTACCCGGCCTCTACCTGGGGTGGCACCtgtacactgtcctctacctggggTGGCACCtttacactgtcctctacctggggGGGGCCCTGTACCCGGCATATACCTGGGGTGGCACCtgtacactgtcctctacctggggTGGCACCtatacactgtcctctacctggggggggggggggcctgtaCCCGGCATCTACCTGGGGTGGCACCtgtacactgtcctctacctggggTGGCACCtatacactgtcctctacctggggGGGGGGGCCCTGTACCCGGCATCTACCTGGGGTGGCACCtgtacactgtcctctacctggggTGGCACCtatacactgtcctctacctggggGGGGGGCCCTGTACCCGGCATCTACCTGGGGTGGCACCtgtacactgtcctctacctggggTGGCACCtatacactgtcctctacctggtggGGGGCCCTGTACCCGGCATCTACCTGGGGTGGCACCtgtacactgtcctctacctggggTGGCACCtatacactgtcctctacctggggTGGCACCtgtacactgtcctctacctggggTGGCACCtgtacactgtcctctacctggggTGGCACCtatacactgtcctctacctggggGGGGGGCCCTGTACCCGGCATCTACCTGGGGTGGCACCtgtacactgtcctctacctggggTGGCACCtatacactgtcctctacctggtggGGGGCCCTGTACCCGGCATCTACCTGGGGTGGCACCtgtacactgtcctctacctggg gTGGCACCtgtacactgtcctctacctggggTGGCACCTAtacactgtcctctactctcctcatAA